A part of Plasmodium sp. gorilla clade G2 genome assembly, chromosome: 8 genomic DNA contains:
- a CDS encoding translation initiation factor SUI1, putative, giving the protein MEELEKEFDKIKIKCDIEESDEKKNDQQSVEDEEEYDEEDDSEEQKKKEKISQKKLRYLKMKDKKEEKKKKKQNSKLNNKNEDESSKKKDDDINNKEHDVNNDNNNNNNDDVCLKDDKHDKYEPVIVEYCKVCGMPYEYCEYGNSFNECKEENKDKYNYEASNTNVEINKKQTKKPSKNVSQKITIQKTTRAKKKVVTVVTGLHPYIKLEKMAKIFSKFYACGSSVIKGANNNPDQIDIQGDVEHNIVEVIMKNCPELTEDSFTILPSK; this is encoded by the exons atggaagaattagaaaaagaatttgataaaataaaaataaaatgtgaTATAGAAGAATCagacgaaaaaaaaaatgaccaACAAAGTGtagaagatgaagaagaatatGACGAAGAAGATGATAGcgaagaacaaaaaaaaaaagaaaaaatatctcaaaaaaaattaagatatttaaaaatgaaagataaaaaagaagagaaaaagaagaaaaaacaaaattcaaaattgaataataaaaatgaagatgaaTCATCAAAGAAAAaggatgatgatataaataataaagaacatgatgtaaataatgataataataataataataatgatgatgttTGTTTGAAAGATGACAAACATGACAAGTATGAACCCGTCATCGTCGAATATTGTAaag TTTGTGGTATGCCATATGAATATTGTGAATATGGTAACTCCTTTAATGAGtgtaaagaagaaaataaggataaatataattatgaagCTTCAAATACTAACGTAGAAATTAATAAGAAGCAAACAAAAAAGCCTagtaaaaat GTATCtcaaaaaataacaatacaAAAAACAACAAGGGCAAAGAAAAAGGTGGTAACGGTTGTAACGGGATTACATCCTTATATCAAGCTAGAAAAAATGGCAAAAATATTTTCGAAATTTTATGCATGTGGTTCCTCTGTAATTAAAGGCGCAAATAATAACCCAGACCAAATAGATATTCAG ggTGATGTAGAACATAACATCGTTGAGgttattatgaaaaattgTCCAGAATTAACGGAAGATTCGTTTACCATTTTAccatcaaaataa
- a CDS encoding ABC transporter, putative yields MFLELYFYLILCCYISFNSSLQVNKTNQYFLNSSYNKKGSTKPSRRKKNLFINDLFLGERIKTKKRPFKYYQKCKHKKNVEWGNDYMCDEEKKKKKKSGKNKKNDIYDLDEDEEGIKSKCYYDDYHVENENDIEYDTNEDEYDEEEEEEEDEYDEEAEEDEYDEENDDEYDEENDDQNDEEYDKESDEEDVDEHLKERLMKKKLFYSKLFNIDENENEFNVLSPKYNMNIYNILEKNYDQNEENQIVLTIKNLNYEINNRKLITNLNLQLNKTECIGLIGNNGCGKTTLLNLIYENSDNKSKNFILNNKIKKKEDPLSVNKFDLNTLSSSVKKNDFSLLYKILSYMKNNSIELSNLPTLIENKSIHNILQEQNKDKNNNSKNNIYNNNNELFYKNEVFYFKQNIHLLENNHLTIFEKVLKFYDNTLEKYEILNYIEENFGKYEKYDTIKKYGLKDTQRKDQIEKRNHNIIKEDIKNDNSDIFITEQNKNDEKLLQKSSMSSNNQFNNVNTYDASNVLKKKNEEDFLKSEYFKLILKLYMHEKENIYKEINNIKMNFNKYVNILNLKNFLNVKLCHLSNGYIIRVYLLLLLLSESKLLLIDEINNNLDIFNIFFIMNIFKYSLKYKKLAIILATHDFFLVSKLCNRILDFNKISGYDIDLNNMSLLKKINKHNNHNDEDYDIYMDDMTNNKTNDKKSNLTYFKGNYTDYLNNMKILFENRKKKKEELKKILDQINSVISKSKKKKKNDFIQPFVKKKEEELKLYQNINSILFDTKLDYQYLYYNLIYSNKKNADTKAKGKEKEKVMETNSTFTNEHKKNVDNEKGDEINEKVDYESNVCDTNEGVEKEENKEKQKRQHKEEQKQEEQQKYQQHVQHEQHEQEVDNNFDDDEDIKKFVYNKFKYVEGNMNKNILIDMSKKIKNNELIETGEKYGTNNMPLYEFENFSFYFLNKNNKKKYIFKNMNLNINSGENVLLLGKNGIGKSTLFKILTNKYNFVLKEKENKLKEKKSIYVYGDNDDMMDTNLSNIINDENIENRKKNYNFEGTINCNFKNVLLTYFEQNMIKKLNAEINDYFKNLIEKVNYEPINFYNNYNNNNDDDILSNENFCFYILNKTKLFYNEKIDNIEEKINKLLKIFFIDSNTSIKDKSGGEKVRILFLSLFLKKSNLLLLDEINNNLDIYLKNLLLNFLNYIYQGSYILTTHDFYIIKNLNNIHKIIYIFDYQNIFTFYNVQDFIQNFYNFILNSFNLCNAELKDHEYIQKKRDKVRLNNYSNYVNSQNILHSNNVLQNNIHLSSYDTNKNDLINDQLNIDQLNNSANYQKYLYDNYDYEILQFLKKQFEKDNNERKNYEQINIQEEIFQKKKINKKNFGGKGTSGKIKIKNWKRWKK; encoded by the coding sequence ATGTTTcttgaattatatttttatctgaTATTATGTtgttatatatcatttaatagtAGTTTACAAGTTAATAAAACtaatcaatattttttaaacagttcatataataaaaagggcAGTACTAAGCCctcaagaagaaaaaaaaatttgttcaTAAACGATCTGTTTTTAGGTGAACgcataaaaacaaaaaaacgcccctttaaatattatcaaaaatgTAAACATAAGAAAAATGTAGAATGGGGTAACGATTATATGTGTGATGAggaaaagaagaagaaaaaaaaaagtggaaaaaataaaaaaaatgatatatatgatttggATGAAGATGAGGAAGGTATTAAATCGAAATGttattatgatgattatCATGTAGAAAATGAGAATGATATAGAATATGATACAAATGAAGATGaatatgatgaagaagaagaagaagaagaagatgaatatgatgaagaagcagaagaagatgaatacgatgaagaaaatgatgatgaatacgatgaagaaaatgatgaCCAAAATGATGAAGAATATGATAAAGAATCAGATGAAGAAGACGTGGATGAACACTTAAAAGAAcgtttaatgaaaaaaaaattattttactCCAAACTGTTTAATATTGATGAAAATGAGAACGAATTTAATGTTTTGTCaccaaaatataatatgaatatttataatattttagaaaaaaattatgatcaGAATGAAGAGAATCAAATTGTTTTAACAATTAAgaatttaaattatgaaataaataatagaaaATTAATTACTAATTTAAATTtacaattaaataaaacTGAATGTATTGGTTTGATTGGAAATAATGGATGTGGGAAAACGACCTTGTTGAATTTAATTTATGAAAATTCTGATAATAAATCaaagaattttatattaaataataaaataaaaaagaaagaagatCCATTATCTGTTAATAAATTTGATTTGAATACATTATCTTCGtctgttaaaaaaaatgattttagtttattatataaaatattatcatatatgaaaaataattccATAGAATTAAGTAATTTACCAACACTGattgaaaataaaagtattcataatattttgcaagaacaaaataaagataaaaacaataatagtaaaaataatatttacaataataataatgagttGTTTTACAAAAATgaagttttttattttaaacaaaatatacatCTTCTTGAAAATAATCATTTAACTATTTTTGAAAAGGTCTTGAAGTTTTATGATAACACCTTGGAAAAgtatgaaatattaaattatatagaagAGAATTTTGGTaagtatgaaaaatatgatactataaaaaaatatggattGAAAGATACCCAAAGAAAAGATCaaatagaaaaaagaaatcataatattataaaagaagatataaaaaatgataatagtgatatttttattacagaACAAAATAAGaatgatgaaaaattattacaaaaaagtTCTATGTCAAGTAATAACCAATTTAATAATGTCAATACATATGATGCATccaatgtattaaaaaagaagaatgaagaagattttttaaaatcagaatattttaaattaattttaaaattatatatgcacgaaaaagaaaacatttataaagaaataaataatataaaaatgaattttaataaatatgtaaatatattaaatttaaaaaattttttgaaCGTGAAATTATGTCATCTAAGTAATGGTTATATTATTCGtgtttatttgttattaCTACTTTTAAGTGAatctaaattattattaattgatgaaattaataataatcttgatatattcaatatattctttataatgaatatatttaaatattctttaaaatataaaaaacttGCAATCATATTAGCTACccatgatttttttttagtaagCAAATTATGTAATAGAATTTTAGactttaataaaatttcaGGATATGATATAGATCTTAATAATATGTctctattaaaaaaaatcaataaacataataatcaCAATGATGAggattatgatatatatatggatgaTATGACTAAcaataaaacaaatgataaaaaatcgAATTTAACCTATTTTAAAGGAAATTACACCGACtatttgaataatatgaaaatattatttgaaaatagaaaaaagaaaaaagaagaactgaaaaaaatattagatCAAATAAATTCTGTAATATCAAAaagtaaaaagaaaaagaaaaatgactTCATACAAccatttgtaaaaaaaaaagaagaagaattaAAGTTGtatcaaaatattaattcTATTTTGTTTGATACAAAATTAGATTATCAATATTTGTATTACAATTTAATCtatagtaataaaaaaaatgctGACACAAAAGcaaaaggaaaagaaaaggaaaaagtaATGGAAACAAATTCTACTTTTACAAACGAACACAAGAAAAATGTGGATAATGAAAAAGGGGATGAAATAAATGAGAAGGTGGATTATGAGAGTAATGTGTGTGATACAAATGAAGGTGTagaaaaggaagaaaataaagaaaaacaaaaaagacAACATAAAGAAGAACAAAAACAAGAAGAACAACAAAAATATCAACAACATGTACAACATGAACAACATGAACAAGAGGTAGATAACAATTTTGACGATGATgaggatataaaaaaattcgtatacaataaatttaaatatgttgAAGGCAATATGAATAAGAATATCCTTATCGATATGAgcaagaaaataaagaacaatGAACTTATTGAGACAGGGGAAAAGTATGGAACAAATAATATGCCATTATATGAATTTGagaatttttctttttattttttaaataaaaataataaaaaaaaatatatatttaaaaacatgAATTTAAACATTAATAGTGGGGAAAATGTGTTGTTACTCGGGAAGAATGGAATTGGTAAATCAAcactttttaaaatattaactaataaatataattttgtattaaaagaaaaggaaaataagttaaaagaaaaaaaaagtatttatgtatatggtgataatgatgatatgaTGGATACAAACCTTtcgaatataataaatgatgaaaatattgaaaatagaaaaaagaattataattttgaagGGACTATTAAttgtaattttaaaaatgttttgTTAACATACTTTGaacaaaatatgataaaaaaattaaatgctGAAATTaatgattattttaaaaatctAATTGAAAAGGTAAATTATGAAcctattaatttttataataattataataataataatgatgatgatattttatccaatgaaaatttttgtttttatatattaaataaaaccaaattattttataatgaaaaaatagataatattgaagagaaaataaataagttattaaaaattttttttattgataGTAATACATCTATTAAAGATAAAAGTGGAGGTGAAAAAGTCcgtatattatttctttctttatttttaaaaaaatcaaatttattattattagatgaaataaataataatcttgatatttatttaaaaaatttattattaaattttcttaattatatttatcaaggTAGTTATATATTAACTACACATGatttctatataataaaaaatctaaataatattcataaaattatttatatatttgattatcaaaatattttcacATTTTATAATGTTCAAGATTTTATTCAAaacttttataatttcattcttaattcttttaatttgtGTAATGCTGAATTAAAGGATCatgaatatatacaaaaaaaaagagataaaGTTAGATTAAACAATTATTCAAATTATGTTAATTCGCAAAACATTTTACACTCTAATAATGTtctacaaaataatattcatctATCATCTTATGATACCAATAAAAATGATCTCATAAATGACCAATTAAATATAGACCAATTAAATAATAGCGCGAATTATCAAAAATATctatatgataattatgattatgaaattttacaatttttaaaaaaacagtttgaaaaagataataatgaaagaaaaaattatgaacaaataaatatacaagaagaaatttttcaaaaaaaaaaaattaataaaaaaaattttggaGGTAAAGGAACCTcaggaaaaattaaaattaaaaattggAAAAGAtggaagaaataa
- a CDS encoding GDP-mannose 4,6-dehydratase: protein MRVALIFGITGQDGSYLSELLLEKNYQVHGVIRRCSSFNTKRIDHIFDKLILHYGDLLDSSNICSLICEIKPNEIYNLAAQSHVKVSFEMPEYTTEATALGTLRILEGIRISKIKNIKFYNASTSELFGKVQCSIQNESTPFYPVSPYAIAKLYAHYITINYRESYNMFCINGILFNHESPRRGETFVTRKITRGIAKIQKKLETSIILGNIDTYRDWGHAKDYVYAMYLMLQQNEASDFVICSNEQHSVREFCEISFSFVNIHIKWIGNGIQEIGVDQNNNVLIKKDKKYFRNCEVNTLLGDCSKAKNILKWEPTCNFTHLIYEMLKSDMHDYNLTMDDYDTCMNKYYTYKRGAK, encoded by the coding sequence ATGCGAGTTGCTTTAATTTTTGGAATAACAGGACAAGATGGTTCATATTTAAGCGAGTTATtgttagaaaaaaattatcaagtGCATGGAGTGATAAGACGTTGTAGTTCTTTTAACACAAAGAGGATTGATCATATATTTGATAAGTTAATTTTACATTATGGAGATTTACTTGATAGTAGTAATATATGTTCATTAATATGTGAAATAAAAccaaatgaaatatataacttaGCTGCACAAAGTCATGTAAAAGTAAGTTTTGAAATGCCTGAGTATACAACTGAAGCAACTGCTTTAGGTACCTTAAGAATATTAGAAGGAATAAGAAtatcaaaaattaaaaatattaaattttataatgcATCCACATCTGAATTATTTGGAAAAGTTCAATGTTCTATTCAAAATGAAAGTACACCATTTTATCCAGTATCACCTTATGCTATAGCAAAATTATATGCACATTATATTACAATAAATTATAGAGaatcatataatatgttttgtATTAATGGCATTTTATTTAATCATGAAAGTCCAAGAAGAGGAGAAACTTTTGTTACCAGAAAAATTACTAGAGGTATTgcaaaaattcaaaaaaaattagaaacaTCCATTATCTTAGGTAATATAGATACATATAGAGATTGGGGTCATGCCAAAGATTATGTATATGCTATGTATCTTATGTTGCAACAAAATGAGGCAAGTGATTTTGTTATTTGTTCAAATGAACAACATTCTGTTAGAGAATTTTGTGAAATATCCTTTTCATTtgtaaatatacatattaaatgGATAGGAAATGGAATACAAGAAATAGGAGtagatcaaaataataatgtactTATCAAGAAAGACAAGAAATACTTTAGAAATTGTGAAGTCAATACATTATTAGGTGACTGCTCAAAGgcaaaaaatattcttaagTGGGAACCAACATGTAATTTTACACACCTCATTTATGAAATGTTAAAGTCTGACATGCACGATTATAATTTAACAATGGATGATTATGATACTTGTATGAACAAatattacacatataaaaGGGGTGCAAAGTAA
- a CDS encoding 40S ribosomal protein S16, putative, producing MTTKVKRVQTFGKKKTAVAVATVTNGKGLIKLNGKNLDLVEPYILKTKVYEPLWLIGSGKLKNLDIRIRVKGGGQTSQIYAIRQAIGKGIISYYQKYVDESTKKELKDVLLRYDRSLLVGDTRRCEPKKFGGKGARARYQKSYR from the exons ATGACAACAAAAGTAAAAAGAGTTCAAACATTCGGCAAAAag AAAACTGCCGTTGCTGTAGCAACAGTTACCAATGGTAAAGggttaataaaattaaacgGTAAAAATTTAGATTTAGTTGAACcctatattttaaaaaccaAAGTATATGAACCCTTATGGTTAATTGGATCAggcaaattaaaaaatttagatATCCGTATAAGAGTTAAGGGTGGTGGTCAAACTTCTCAAATATATGCTATACGTCAAGCTATTGGTAAAGGAATAATTTCttattatcaaaaatatGTAGATGAATCAAccaaaaaagaattaaaagatGTCTTATTAAGATATGACAGATCATTATTAGTAGGAGACACAAGAAGATGTGAACCCAAAAAATTTGGTGGAAAGGGTGCTCGTGCAAGATACCAAAAATCATacagatga
- a CDS encoding 60S ribosomal protein L13-2, putative gives MVAHNNVLPNVHLHKWWQRYVRVNFNKNIKKKKRRLLREKRRKANGGTPIEKLHPIVHCPTQRYNFRTRLGKGFTFEELKGAGLTPKAAQTIGICYDKRRKNRSEESLTKNVERLLKYKNSLVMIPLKKNKAKKGIGGIPADADKNTIKEFRNKKPLLSIFKKEKNTKPFYETIEVSKIDKEFLAYKTLRRAKLAERRKNRRQQKKDIKFKSKDN, from the exons ATGGTTGCCCATAATAACGTTTTACCAAATGTTCATCTTCATAAATGGTGGCAAAGATATGTAAGAGTTAACTTTAATaagaacataaaaaaaaaaaaaagaagattgttgagagaaaaaagaagaaaggcAAATGGAGGTACTCCTATTGAAAAATTACACCCAATAGTACACTGTCCAACTCAAAGATATAATTTTAGGACTAGGTTAGGAAAAGGATTTACTTTTGAAGAGTTAAAG GGAGCCGGATTAACTCCTAAAGCTGCACAAACCATAGGTATATGCTATgacaaaagaagaaaaaacagATCTGAAGAATCTTTGACAAAAAATGTCGAAAGATTATTAAAGTATAAGAACAGTTTAGTTATGATACCACTTAAGAAAAACAAAGCCAAGAAAGGTATTGGAGGTATCCCAGCTGATGCTGATAAAAATACCATCAAAGAATTCAGAAATAAGAAACCATTACTCAGCATATTCAAGAAAGAAAAGAACACTAAACCATTCTATGAAACTATTGAAGTATCTAAAATTGATAAAGAATTCTTGGCATATAAAACATTACGTAGAGCTAAATTGGCTGAAAGAAGAAAGAACAGAAGACAACAgaaaaaagatattaaatttaaatctAAAGATAATTAA
- a CDS encoding DNA/RNA-binding protein Alba 1 produces MKKDREPIDEDEMRITSTGRMTNYVNYGAKILGDEDKKSIKIKATGNAIGKAVTLAEIIKRRFKGLHQITRCGSTVITDQYVSGQDNSEHVVQEKTVSFIEILLSREQLDMKDAGYQPPLDEKYVKEMTPEEIVNSRPFRRGGFRPRFYRGFRGGRGAFLRRGGYRGFGDRVYEPRSSFRGGRGSGYGGNFGRGGYRSGGGMGGGFRGGFRGGFRGGRDGGYRGGNRGGSRSGFRGGRGGFRGGRALS; encoded by the coding sequence ATGAAGAAAGATAGAGAACCAATAGACGAAGATGAAATGAGAATAACCTCAACTGGAAGGATGACAAACTATGTTAACTATGGTGCCAAAATACTTGGAGATGAAGACAAGAaaagtataaaaattaaGGCAACAGGTAACGCTATTGGAAAAGCTGTAACATTAGcagaaataataaagagaAGGTTTAAAGGATTACATCAAATAACCAGATGTGGAAGTACAGTAATCACTGATCAATATGTAAGTGGACAAGATAATAGCGAACATGTAGTACAAGAAAAAACCGTTTCATttattgaaatattattatcaagaGAACAATTAGATATGAAAGATGCAGGTTATCAACCACCTTTGGATGAGAAATATGTAAAAGAAATGACCCCAGAAGAAATTGTTAATTCTAGACCATTCAGAAGAGGTGGATTTAGACCAAGATTTTATAGGGGATTTAGAGGAGGAAGAGGTGCATTTTTAAGAAGAGGAGGATATAGAGGTTTTGGTGACAGAGTATATGAACCAAGAAGCAGCTTCAGAGGTGGAAGAGGTAGCGGATATGGTGGAAATTTCGGAAGAGGTGGATACAGATCAGGTGGTGGTATGGGTGGAGGATTCAGAGGTGGATTCAGAGGAGGATTTAGAGGTGGCAGAGATGGTGGCTACAGAGGTGGAAATAGAGGAGGTAGCAGAAGTGGATTTAGAGGTGGCAGAGGTGGATTCAGAGGTGGAAGAGCTTTATCATaa